One Plasmodium berghei ANKA genome assembly, chromosome: 13 genomic region harbors:
- a CDS encoding cytoplasmic tRNA 2-thiolation protein 2, putative: protein MNTKNMENKSDDNNGEKINLSICYKCKKKNASVSTREKSCKDCFLLLVEYTFKNTLREKCLFKSKPGFCNQKEKGKNEQIKKNNNTNSSRNNNEKKKYEDKTEIMKNKDIVEIFQKTNVSDMLNGGKEYIKNDNTFECQKNKKKTTIAFSGEICSSILLYLFIKYLESAKNKKNDVLLMNEHAIFSEVIFVDIFDDEKYILKLIKIIEEIFELAGKSNNKNAVEKEEGENNSQRDDISPIEHKDKITFNKGVFKKKINKIYFTVLKSNYFIKEKYQGKFLQSYDVVKTEENYYLNYINELIIYNNILKYCKDEKINYVLWGNNANNISNKSFLYTIIGNGINIPLCTSYIDNRYEPIIFIKPLKDLLDKEIYIYSFYKDIKYAYNKIFDGNILYNAINNLLSNLDSKNNTTSIINNTCNHLVNLMDYIRKNQKNVSHDHENDYDKIEKRDDKNINWDSNDVDNNTNENEKENTLNCVETKSPNNIIYENLNNYNKNSLCYICSGNKETPEEKNFINKMNKIQTKYIIRMKCTDNICSTCLSIFSSNESFFNLFDALI from the coding sequence aTGAATACcaaaaatatggaaaacAAATCAGACGATAATAATGGGGAAAAGATAAATTTATCAATCTGctataaatgtaaaaaaaaaaatgcatcaGTTTCTACAAGGGAAAAGTCATGTAAAGACtgctttttattattagtagaatatacatttaaaaatactttAAGAGAAAAATGTTTGTTTAAAAGCAAACCAGGCTTTTGTAAccaaaaagaaaaagggAAGAATgagcaaataaaaaaaaataataacactAATAGTAgtagaaataataatgagaaaaagaaatatgaAGACAAAACagaaattatgaaaaataaggACATTGTTGAAATTTTCCAAAAAACAAATGTGTCAGATATGTTAAATGGGGGAAaggaatatattaaaaatgataacaCCTTTGAATGCcagaaaaacaaaaaaaaaactacaATAGCGTTTTCTGGAGAAATATGCTCTTCTAtccttttatatttatttataaaatatttagaaagtgctaaaaataagaaaaatgatGTGTTATTAATGAATGAGCATGCAATATTTAGTGAAGTAATTTTTGTAGACATTTTTgatgatgaaaaatatattttgaagttgattaaaattattgaaGAAATATTTGAACTTGCAGGGAAAAGTAACAACAAAAATGCTGTGGAAAAAGAAGAGGGAGAAAATAACTCACAAAGAGATGATATATCTCCTATAGAACATAAGGATAAAATTACTTTTAATAAGGgtgtttttaaaaaaaaaattaacaaaatatattttacagTGCTAAAAagtaattattttataaaagaaaaatatcaaGGTAAATTTTTGCAAAGTTATGATGTAGTAAAAACAGAAgagaattattatttgaattatataaatgagttaattatatataacaacatattaaaatattgtaaagacgaaaaaattaattatgtACTTTGGGGAAATAatgcaaataatatttcaaataaatcttttttatatacaattattGGTAATGGTATTAATATACCGTTATGTACGAGTTATATTGACAATAGGTATGAGcctataatatttattaagcCTTTAAAAGACTTATtagataaagaaatatatatttatagcTTTTACAAAGATATTAAATATgcttataataaaatattcgatggaaatatattatacaatgctataaataatttactaTCAAATTTagattcaaaaaataatacaacgtctattattaataacaCATGTAATCATTTAGTTAATTTAATGGATTACATACGTAAAAaccaaaaaaatgtatcaCATGATCATGAAAAtgattatgataaaattgaaaaacgagatgataaaaatattaattggGATAGCAATGATGTAGACaataatacaaatgaaaatgaaaaagaaaacacTTTAAATTGTGTTGAAACAAAATCaccaaataatattatttatgaaaatttaaataattataataaaaattcctTATGTTATATTTGTTCTGGTAATAAAGAAACACCAGAAGAAaagaattttataaataaaatgaacaaaattcagacaaaatatattataagaatGAAATGCACAGATAATATATGCTCTACTTGTTTGAGTATATTTTCATCTAATGaaagtttttttaatttgttcgATGCtcttatataa